CACGGCGGCCTGCACCTCGATGACCGCGTCGTCGGGCAGGAACGGCAGCGTGCCGTTGTTGACGGTGTTCACCACCTGGTAGGGGCTGCCGCCGTTGCCGAGCAGCGAGGCCGCGAGGTCGACGGCCGCCTCCGAGTAGAAGGCGCCGCCGCGCTTGGCGAGCAGCTCCGGCTTCTCGTCGAGCGCCGGGTCGCCGTACATCTCCAGGAGCTGCTTCTCCATCTCGGCGACCTCGGCGGCGCGCGACGGCTTGGTGCGCAGCTCTTCGACGACGGCGTCGTGCTGGTAGTAGTAGCGCAGGTAGTACGAGGGGACGACGCCGAGCCGGTCGACGATCGCGCGCGGCATGCGCAGGTCCTCGGCGACCGCGTCCCCGTGCTCGGCGAGCAGCCTGGGCAGGATGTCGTCGCCCTGCGGACCCCCGAGGCGTACGCCCGTCTCCCACGTCAGGTGGTTGAGGCCCACGTGGTCCAGGTGCACCTCGCCGGGCGCGACGTCGAGGAGCTTCGCGAACTTCCGCTGGAAGCCGATCGCGACGTTGCACAGGCCGACTGCCTTGTGCCCGGCCTGCAGCAGCGCCCGCGTGACGATGCCGACGGGGTTGGTGAAGTCGATGATCCACGCGTTCGGGTTGGTGCGCCGCACGCGCTCGGCGATGTCGAGGACGACGGGCACCGTGCGCAGCGCCTTCGCGAGACCGCCGGCGCCGGTGGTCTCCTGGCCGACGCAGCCGCACTCCAGCGGCCACGTCTCGTCCTGGTTGCGGGCGGCCTGCCCGCCGACGCGCAGCTGGAGCAGCACGGCGTCGGCGTCCGCGACGCCCGCGTCCACATCGGACGTGGTGACGATGCGGCCCGGGTGGCCCTGCTTGGCGAAGATGCGCCGCGCGAGGCCGCCCACCAGCTCAAGGCGGTCGGCCGCCGGGTCGACGAGGACCAGCTCCTCGATCGGCAGGCTGTCCCTCAACCGCGCGAATCCGTCGATGAGTTCGGGTGTGTAGGTCGACCCTCCGCCGACCACTGCGAGCTTCATATCGGTTCTCAGCCCTTTACTCCGGTGAGGGTGACGCCTTCGACGAAGGCCTTTTGTGCGAAGAAGAAGACGATGATGACGGGGGCCATGACGAGCAGCGTCGCGGCCATGGTCATGTTCCAGTTGACGGCGTGGGCGCTCTTGAACGACTCGAGGCCGTAACTGAGCGTCCAGGCACCGGGGTTCTGCGCCGCGTAGATCTGCGGGCCGAAGTAGTCGTTCCAGCAGTAGAAGAACTGGAAGAGCGCGATGGCGGCGATGCCGGGCTTGGCCATCGGCACCACGATCTTCACCATGGTGCGGAACTCACCGCACCCGTCGACCTTCGCCGACTCGATGTACTCCTTGGGGATGGTCAGCAGGAACTGCCGCAGCAGGAAGATCGAGTACGCGTCGCCGAACGCCATCGGAATGATCAGCGGCCACAGGGTCCCCGACAAATGAAACTGCTGAGCCCAGACCAAATACATCGGAATGACGATGACCTGCGGCGGCAGCATCATCGTCGAGATGACGAGCAGCATCGCGGTGCGCCGCCCGCGGAAGCGGAACTTGGCGAGCGCGTACGCCACGGGGATCGCCGAGCAGACCGTGAAGAGGGTGCCGAGCCCCGCGTACATGAGCGAGTTGCGCCACCAGTCCAGGAAGCCCGGCGTCTCGAACACGGCCTTGTAGTTGGACCAGTGCCAGGAGTCGGGCCACAGGTCGCCGCTCATGGCCTGCGAGTCGCTCATCACCGACGTGAGGAAGACGAAGACGAACGGCAGCAGGAACAGCAGCGCGACGGCTATCGCGACGCTGTGCACGGCGATCCAGTGCAGGATCCGCTTGCGGCGGGCGCGGGCGGCGGCGGGCCCCCGGTTCGGGGAGGTCCGTTCGGGTGTCGACGCCGACGCGGGCGCGCTGAGAGTAGTGGAAGTCATCGAAAGTCCTCAGTCCTCGGTCCTGTTCCTCGGTCCTCAGTCCTCAGCCGCGAGCAGCCCGGAGCGCTTGCGCATCAGGAGCATCGTCACGGCCATGGCGATGGCGAAGAGCACGAGCGAGAGCACGCACGCGGCGCCGGTGTTGAAGTTCTGGAAGCCCATTTGGTAGACGAGTTGGGGGACCGTGAGGGTCGAGTGGTCGGGGTATCCCGGCTGGATGACGGACCCGGGTCCGATGTTGACGCCGGAGGCGACCTTCCCCGCGACCAGGGCCTGCGTGTAGTACTGCATGGTCTGGACGACGCCCGTGACCACCGCGAACATCACGATCGGCGTGATCGACGGCCACGTCACGTAGCGGAACTTGGCCCACGGCCCCGCGCCGTCCAGTTCGGCGGCCTCGTACTGCTCCTTCGGTACGTCGAGCAGCGCGGCCATGAAGATCACCATCAGGTCGCCGATGCCCCACAGGGAGAGCAGGACGAGCGAGGGCTTGGCGGTGTCCGGATCGTTGAACCAGTTGGGCCCGGAGATGCCCATGGAGCCGAGGATCTCGTTCACCGGCCCCGAGCCCGGGTTGAGCAGGAAGACGAAGGCGACGGTGGCGGCCACCGGCGGCGCGAGGTACGGGATGTAGAAGGCGGTGCGGAAGAACCCCGCCCCCGTCTTGATCTTCGTGATCAGCAGCCCGAGCGAGAGCCCGAAGACCACCCGCACCGCCACCATGATCACGACGAGCCAGAGGGTGTTCCGCAGGGCGGGCCAGAACAGGGGCATCTGGTCGAACACGTACGTCCAGTTCCTGAGGCCCACGAAGGTGGGCTCCTTGATCTGGTTGTAGTGCATGAAGGAGAAGTAGACGGTGGCGATCAGCGGGTACGCGAAGAAGACGCTGAAGCCGACCAGCCAGGGGGACAGGAACCCGAGCGTGCGCAGGCGGCGGCGCGCGGGGTTGGACAGGGACAATGCCATGGGTCAGGGTCCTCAGCTCATCAACTCTGCAACTCGTCGGCTCTTCGGCTCGTCAGCTCTTCGACTGGAGGGTGTCGGCGTCGATCTGCTCGTCGAGCTTCTTCAGGCCCTTGCGCAGGTCGTGGGTGCGCCCGGCCTCGACGCCGTAGGAGAAGTCCCCCAGCGAGACGACGTACGCGCCGCCGTTGACGGAGGGCGGCAGGGCCTTGCTGTGCTTGTTCTCCAGGATGTCGAAGAAGGTCCGGAACGTCGGGTCGGCATCCAGGTCGGGCGACTTGAGCGCCGCGAACGTGGAGGGCACGTTGTGGATGGCGTTCGCGAAGTGCACGACCTGCTGGGTGTCCGCGGTCAGGAACCGCACCAGCTCCCACGCGGCGTTCTGGTGCTTGCTGCTGTGCGCGATGCCGGCGACGGTGCCGGTGATGAAGCCGCGCCCGTACGTCTCCGCCTGATCGTCGGGGACGGGAAGCGGCGCCACGTCCCAGTTGAACTTGGCCTTCGCGTCCTTCAGCATCAGCCCGCGCCACTCGCCGTCGAGGTGCATGGCGACCTTCTCGGTCAGGAAGGCGTTCTGGCTGGACATCTCGTCGCCGAACGTCATCCGGAACCGCTCCAGGTCGCCGAACCCGCCCTGGGCGTCCGCGAGCCGCGTCGCGGTCCTGAAGAACTCGTACGTCGAAGGATCGTCGGCGAGCCGTGAGTCGCCGTCGGCGTCGAAGTACTTCGGGCCCCACTGGGCGAAGAGCCGGTCCGGGCTGTTCTGGTAGAAGCGGAAGTTGGGCATGAACCCGACCCGCTTGTACGAGCCCTTCCCGCTCCGCACGGTCAGCTTCTTGGCGACCTTCTCGAACTCGGACATCGTGCGGGGCGGCCGCTCGATGCCGGCCTCGTCGAAGGCGTCCTTGTTGTAGTACATCCCGAAGGCGTCCGCGAGCAGCGGCAGCGCGCACTGGTTGCCGCGGTAGCTCGTGTAGTCGAGCAGCGTCTTGGGGAACGTCTTGTGCTTGTCGAGGCCGGTCTTCTTCATGAACGGATCGAGGTCCGCCCACATCCCGGAGTCGCAGTACTGGCCCACGTTGTTGGTGGTGAACGAGGACACCACGTCCGGTGCCTTGTCGCCGCCGGCTCGCAGCGCCTGGTTGATGGTCTCGTCGGAGACGTTCCCGGTGGCTTTGACCTCGATGTTCGGGTGCAGCTTCTCGAACCGGTCGATGCTGTCGTTCACGGCCTTGACCTCGCCGGGTGTGGCCCAGCCGTGCCAGAACTTGATGGTGACCGGTTTCGTCGGGTCGTCGTTCGCGCTGCCGACGCTCGGGTTGGCGCAGCCGGAGAGCAACAGGCCGGCTGCGGCGAGCGCCGCGGACGCGCAGGTGGGCATGCGCCATCGCGGCATGGCGGACTTCCTTTGCGGGGGAGGAGAGGGAAGGGGAGCGGGAGGTCGGGGGTGGTGCGGTGCCGAGGGGCCCTCAGCCCGTGTCGAAGACCTGGTCGCGGGCCTGGGTCAGGGCCTGGCGGAGTGCGCCGGTGAGGATCGGGTCGCCGTCGAGTTCGCTGATGCGGATCAGCGGGCGGGGCAGCGCGATGCCGGTCAGTTCCTCCTCGACCCGGACGCGCAGCTTGTCGCCGCCCGCCTGGGCCACGGAACCGGAGAGCACGACGAGTTCGGGGTCGACGACGGCGACGACGGCGGCGATGCCGGTGGCGATGCGGCGGGCGACTTCGTCGAGCGCGGAGTCGTCGGCGAAGACATCGGTCAGCGTCGCCCCGTCACCACCGAGTTTCCGTACGACGTACGCGGAGACCAGGCTCTCGAAGCCACCGTCACCGCCTCCCCGCTGACCCGGGCTCCGGCGCAGCAGGGGGGCGCCGGGCAGCGGCATGTAGCCGATCTCGCCCGCGCCGCCGGTCGCGCCGCGCAGCAGGGTGCCGCCGAGCACGATGGCGGCGCCGACGCCTTCGTCGAGCCAGGTCAGCACGTAGTTGTCGTGGTCCTGGGCGGCGCCTTCGTACTGCTCGGCGACGGCGGCCAGGTTCACGTCGTTCTCGATGTCGACGGGTGTGCCGAGGACGGCGGCGAGGTCGTCGCGCAGCGTCCGCGAGTGCCAGCCGGGCAGGTGCGGGGCGTAGCGCAGCTGGCCGGTGTGCGGGTCGATGGCGCCGGGGGTGCCGATGACGGCGGCGCGCAGATCCTCGTGACCGAGCCCCGCCTGACGCAGGGCGCCGTCGACGGCTTCTGTGACGAGCTGGGCGGTGCGGTGGCGGACGTCCTCGGCGACGGCGTCGGCCTCCACGCGCTCCCTGCCGAGCACGGTGCCGGTGATGTCGGCGACGAGGGCGGTGATTCCCGTGGGGTCGGCGGACAGGGCGGCGACGTGTCCCGCGCCGGGGTCGATCTCGTACAGCAGGGCGTTGGGCCCCGGTCGGCCGCTGAGGCTGCCGGTGGTGTGGACGAGCCCGGCGGCTTCGAGGCGGCCGAGCAGCTGCGAGGTGGTCGGCTTGGAGAGCCCGGTCAGCTCGCCGATGCGGGTACGGGTGAGGGGGCCGTGCGCGACCAGGAGGTCGAGTACGGCGCGGTCGTTCATGGCGCGCAGGACGCGGGGGGTCCCGGGGGCACCCGGTCCCGGGGTACTGCCTGTTGCCATCACGACACCTGCCTCTCAGCTGCCCGTACGGTACGGCGGCCGCTAACTGTTAGGAAACTTTCCAATTGGTGAGGACCGTACGGCTGGCGTGAATGAGGCGTCAATAGCGGGCGCCGCCCCGGCAACCAAGTCGTTACCTGTGGGGTGGGGGTGTTGCACGGGGTGCATCGGACGCACCGGAACGCACGACGCCCGCGACCGGGCGGGGTCGCGGGCGTGTGTCGGGGGAGGGGGTGTTCCTGGATCGGGTCAGCTCGCCCCGCCCTGGCCGGCGCTGCCCATCGGGCCGACCTTGACGGAGGTGCCGGAGCCGTCCGTGACGGGCAGCGAGCCGCCCGGCCACTGCAGGCTGACCGACTTGGTCTCGCCGGGAGGCGTCACGACGAGGGAGCTGACCTTGACGCCGGAGCCGCCGGAGTCGTTCACCGGGTAGGTGACCCCGAAGGACACGGACTCGCCGGCCTTGAGGGTCATCGGGTCGGACGCGCCGCCGCTGCGCTCGGCGGAGAGGGCGCCCGCGCTGGTCTTCAGGTCGACGCCGGCGAATCCGTTCAGGGCGCAGTCGCTGCCGCCGTTCTTGAACGTCACGGCGACGGTGCCCTCCGTGTCGCCGTCGATGGTGGCGTCCTGGGCGGTGATGTCGAGGCGGTCGGTACGGCACGTGTTCGCCTTGTTGTCCGCGCTCTGCCCGCCGCTGCTGGCGCCGCCCTTCCCGGCGGAGTCCTTGCCGCCGTTCGTGCCGCCGTCCTTGCCGGAGGCGTCCGGCGCGCTGCCGCCCGAGGAGGACTCGGAGGCCGCGGAGGAGGTGTCTCCCTGGCCCGTGACGTCGTCGTCGTTGCAGGCCGTCAGCGAGAGGCCGGCGGCGACGGCCAGGGCCACGAAGGTGAGCTTGCGAACGCGCATTGTCTTTTCCTCAAGTCGGTTGGGGTGTGCCGGGCGCTGCTCGGCGCGGTGTCGCTGTCGCAGTCGCAGTCGCTGAGCGAGCGTTACGCCCAACAGGACCGAACAGGACCGCGCATCCGTTCCAACTAACTCCGCGCTAAGACACCCCTGTTACACGCGTCGCGGTCCCGGAGGGGCCCCGAATCCCGGACGAATGTCTGTCGTACGGGGGGTGGGGCGGGCCTGCGGGGGCCTGCGAGGGCCGGGAACGCCGGCTCCCGGCCCCACCGGGCGTCCACGCTCTCCCACGCCCCGCTGGGACAGATCCGTGACGCAGTAGATCTTGACCGTGAGGCGGGTCGGCGATTCGGCGGCAACTTCGGTGGGCCCGCGCCGGTTGGTTGCCGGGGCCGCCCGGGGTTTTGCGGAGTGTGGCGGTTCCGGGCCGGCAGTAAAGGGCGCTCCGCTGCGCTACGCGTCGGCTTCGCCGATTCCGCTTCGCTCCACCCTTGACTCCCGCCCCTCCACCGCGACTTGACCATGACCCGGACGGCCAGGGGTGGGGCCGACGGGGGCGGCTGGGATGGGTCATCCCCTTTCGCTGCCGGGTGCGGACCGGCCCAACGCGAGTGGACGTCACCGTCCGGCGGCGGCCTCGCCGCTCGGGCCATCGGCTCGCGCTGCCGGGTGCGGCCCGGCCCAACGCGAGTCGCCCTCACGGTTCGGGGCGGGTCCGCCGCTTTCGTTGCCGGGTGCGGACCGGCTCATCGTGGGTGGGAGTGAGGGTGGATCTGCCGGTGGGCTGCCTGGGCCTTGCCCTCCGGCACCTACTTTCGGAAAGTTGCGAATCGGTTGGCCGCGCGCCCCCTCCCCACCCCCCATGCGCCCCCTCGCCTGCGGGCTTGCCACGCCGGATGCTTGAGATCGGTGACGTCGGGGGCGGCGCGTGGGGTGTGGGGAGGGGGCGCGCGCCGGGTCGGTTCGCAACTTTTCAGAAGTAGGTGCCGGAGGGCGGCCGGGGCGCGGGGCCTCTGCCCAGGGCGGCACTTCGACCGTCGCGTCTGCGCACGTTGGGCCGGTCCGCACCCGGCGACGAGAGTGGATGACCGGACCGTTGAGGAGTTCGGCGAGCGTCGCGGTCACGACCTCCGGATCGTCGGCACCGACGCCCGCGTGGACGAGACGAGCCGACAGGCACACGGAGTTGAACCGGGTTCCGAGCGGCAACAGCGTGATGCCCTGTTTCCGCCACCCATGGTGTGCGTGGTGGGGTTCTTGCTGGGCGCGCGCGAGCCATTCGAACGCCGCGCTCACCGGTCGGGGTGAGGTTTCCCTTTCCACGTTCAGAGCGCGGCTCGTAATACTCGTAATGTCTGCCATGTCGATTCC
The window above is part of the Streptomyces venezuelae genome. Proteins encoded here:
- a CDS encoding carbohydrate ABC transporter permease encodes the protein MTSTTLSAPASASTPERTSPNRGPAAARARRKRILHWIAVHSVAIAVALLFLLPFVFVFLTSVMSDSQAMSGDLWPDSWHWSNYKAVFETPGFLDWWRNSLMYAGLGTLFTVCSAIPVAYALAKFRFRGRRTAMLLVISTMMLPPQVIVIPMYLVWAQQFHLSGTLWPLIIPMAFGDAYSIFLLRQFLLTIPKEYIESAKVDGCGEFRTMVKIVVPMAKPGIAAIALFQFFYCWNDYFGPQIYAAQNPGAWTLSYGLESFKSAHAVNWNMTMAATLLVMAPVIIVFFFAQKAFVEGVTLTGVKG
- a CDS encoding ROK family transcriptional regulator, encoding MATGSTPGPGAPGTPRVLRAMNDRAVLDLLVAHGPLTRTRIGELTGLSKPTTSQLLGRLEAAGLVHTTGSLSGRPGPNALLYEIDPGAGHVAALSADPTGITALVADITGTVLGRERVEADAVAEDVRHRTAQLVTEAVDGALRQAGLGHEDLRAAVIGTPGAIDPHTGQLRYAPHLPGWHSRTLRDDLAAVLGTPVDIENDVNLAAVAEQYEGAAQDHDNYVLTWLDEGVGAAIVLGGTLLRGATGGAGEIGYMPLPGAPLLRRSPGQRGGGDGGFESLVSAYVVRKLGGDGATLTDVFADDSALDEVARRIATGIAAVVAVVDPELVVLSGSVAQAGGDKLRVRVEEELTGIALPRPLIRISELDGDPILTGALRQALTQARDQVFDTG
- a CDS encoding carbohydrate ABC transporter permease, which codes for MALSLSNPARRRLRTLGFLSPWLVGFSVFFAYPLIATVYFSFMHYNQIKEPTFVGLRNWTYVFDQMPLFWPALRNTLWLVVIMVAVRVVFGLSLGLLITKIKTGAGFFRTAFYIPYLAPPVAATVAFVFLLNPGSGPVNEILGSMGISGPNWFNDPDTAKPSLVLLSLWGIGDLMVIFMAALLDVPKEQYEAAELDGAGPWAKFRYVTWPSITPIVMFAVVTGVVQTMQYYTQALVAGKVASGVNIGPGSVIQPGYPDHSTLTVPQLVYQMGFQNFNTGAACVLSLVLFAIAMAVTMLLMRKRSGLLAAED
- a CDS encoding DUF4232 domain-containing protein; translated protein: MRVRKLTFVALAVAAGLSLTACNDDDVTGQGDTSSAASESSSGGSAPDASGKDGGTNGGKDSAGKGGASSGGQSADNKANTCRTDRLDITAQDATIDGDTEGTVAVTFKNGGSDCALNGFAGVDLKTSAGALSAERSGGASDPMTLKAGESVSFGVTYPVNDSGGSGVKVSSLVVTPPGETKSVSLQWPGGSLPVTDGSGTSVKVGPMGSAGQGGAS
- a CDS encoding ABC transporter substrate-binding protein; protein product: MPRWRMPTCASAALAAAGLLLSGCANPSVGSANDDPTKPVTIKFWHGWATPGEVKAVNDSIDRFEKLHPNIEVKATGNVSDETINQALRAGGDKAPDVVSSFTTNNVGQYCDSGMWADLDPFMKKTGLDKHKTFPKTLLDYTSYRGNQCALPLLADAFGMYYNKDAFDEAGIERPPRTMSEFEKVAKKLTVRSGKGSYKRVGFMPNFRFYQNSPDRLFAQWGPKYFDADGDSRLADDPSTYEFFRTATRLADAQGGFGDLERFRMTFGDEMSSQNAFLTEKVAMHLDGEWRGLMLKDAKAKFNWDVAPLPVPDDQAETYGRGFITGTVAGIAHSSKHQNAAWELVRFLTADTQQVVHFANAIHNVPSTFAALKSPDLDADPTFRTFFDILENKHSKALPPSVNGGAYVVSLGDFSYGVEAGRTHDLRKGLKKLDEQIDADTLQSKS
- a CDS encoding 6-phospho-beta-glucosidase — its product is MKLAVVGGGSTYTPELIDGFARLRDSLPIEELVLVDPAADRLELVGGLARRIFAKQGHPGRIVTTSDVDAGVADADAVLLQLRVGGQAARNQDETWPLECGCVGQETTGAGGLAKALRTVPVVLDIAERVRRTNPNAWIIDFTNPVGIVTRALLQAGHKAVGLCNVAIGFQRKFAKLLDVAPGEVHLDHVGLNHLTWETGVRLGGPQGDDILPRLLAEHGDAVAEDLRMPRAIVDRLGVVPSYYLRYYYQHDAVVEELRTKPSRAAEVAEMEKQLLEMYGDPALDEKPELLAKRGGAFYSEAAVDLAASLLGNGGSPYQVVNTVNNGTLPFLPDDAVIEVQAAVDGSGAKPLSVPKLDPLYAGLIANVTGYEDLALQAAVHGGRERVFKALLAHPLVGQYAYAEQLTDSLIAHNREHLAWA